The genomic interval ATAGCTGTCATCATAGCCGTAGTACGAAACGGACGGGTAGCTATAGTCATTTGTACTAAGGGACAATGTAGCACAGGGTTGTTGTACCCTCGCGATCTTAAAGCCCAGGCCCAGCGCCGGGGCCATTCGCCTGCCATTGATAAAGGCCGACCAGAAAGGGACGCGCCCGGGATCGATACTCGTGATCGTCGCCTGCATCCGGACTCCTTAAACACCGAGTGCGGCGGAAATTTCGGCAAGCGTCGCCTTTTCGCTCTCGCTAACCTGAACGCCACCAAATCCAAGCAAGCCACCGCCCTCACTGGCTGCCTCGGCAGTGGCTTGGCTGATTTGGCAAAGCCAGTTCTTGAACGCTGCAGCATCGGCTGGGGCTTTCGTGGACAACACTACCGAAACTTGGCGTAACGCTTCGACAGACTTTCTCTTCACGTCTGCAGGTTGGCTCTCGGCAAACTTGGCTTTTAGACTATCGCGCGCGGCGCTTCTGGCCTCGCTCGTCGAGAAGTCATTGGCGAGCGCCTTCACCAACGTATTGGCACCGGGGTCAGCGATTGCCTTCGCCAATGCGCTTCCTCCGGCATACGATTCCTTCAGCAAGCCCCAAAGGCCACTTGGATCGGCCGCCGTGATGGCCATGCCAGCCAACATCGGGCTCTCCAGCAACTGCGTCCACTCGTCCGTTGTGAAACTCGATTTGTCTGCCATCTTCGACCTCTCTTCGAGGATTGGTGAGCCGGCGTTTCGCTCACGGGGCGCACAAAGGCCCCATGGGTCGCAAGGGCCGCTTTCCTTTGGACCGCAGCGTAGTGACGTGAGGTTGGCACTATTGATCTGAATCAAACTATCTGGTGGCTCTACCTCGTCCTACGCGACGCCCCGGTTGACCACCACAATTCAACCGGCTCCGACTAGAGGTAACCGACTCGGCTGCCGTTCCAAGGTCTATTGACCCTGATCAAAGTTCCCTTGGATCCAAAGAAGTCTGATCCTTTCAATATTCATCTCAGGGAGGCAAACATGAAGGTGGGATCGGCCGCTCTTGGACTGCTGATCGTCTTGGCAATGCCTGCGTTGGCGAACGCGCAAGGGGTTGTGAGTGGTACACAGCAAGGTGCGCGGGAAGGCAGCAAGGCGGGAAACAAGGCTGCCGGACCTGTCGGAGGCGCGGTGGGAGGAGTTGTCGGCGGAGCTGTCGGTGGCGTCACGGGCGGCGTAAAAGGGACTCTCGGAGTTTCCGACAAGTCGAGGAGTAAGAAGACGCCCTAGATAACCGAGCCCACCGGCGATCGAGCACTTTCTCACGCGGCACGTGGCTGCCGGTAGGTCGCGTGCCGGCTCGTACAGCATTCTGATCATATCGTGTCACTCGGCACGCGGATCGATCCGCGCGGCTGCCGCCTGTGCCATGAAGTCGGTCCGGTCAGAGTCCGCGCGTACTGTCACTCCCCGTGCGCAGGCATCGCCTGACATCGCACTGTCCCTTGGTACAATGATCTCTGCGGTAACCAAGTGACATTGTGATCGTTGATCGGCAACGTCGTGCGACGTTCGAACACGCCGCCGGCTGGGGACCTCTGCACGCGATGATTTGCTCAGTGAGGACTTGATTTCGTCAAGTGCATTCGAGAGGAGAACCGAAATGGGTGTCCTTTGGACGATCATCGTCGGCTTCGTGGTTGGAGTAATTGCCAAGTTCATTATGCCCGGCGACAAATCTGAGCCAAAGGGCTTTATCCTGACGGCTGTTTTGGGAATCGTCGGCGCGTTCGTTGCAACCTACCTTGGCCAATCTGTGGGATGGTATACGGCCGGAGAAAGCGCTGGTTTCATAGCTAGCATAGTCGGCGCAATAATCCTGCTCTTTGTCTATGGGTTGATCATCAGTCGCCAAGGGCGCGCCTAACAAGGTAGCCGCCGTCCTATTTGGGCTATGAATGGACTATCGCGCGTTCACAAACGACAGCCTCACCATGATGTACGAGGGCATCCGGGCAGCACTAGCCTCTGACGATACCCAGAAGGCCGCCGGTGACAAGCCTCGCTTTGGTGTGCGAGAGACGCGTGACTGGAAAGAGCATGCCGCAAACCTGGAATCTGAGATGCTCAACCGGGGAATGTTTTTCGAGATCATCGATTGGTCGGAGGCTCAAGGACGATTGCCGCTGTGATCGCAGGTCGGCGCGGCGCGGGCGGAATTCGGGTAAGGATATTGACCGTAGTTTTTGCGGAATCCACTAAGCGGGCCTGCGCATCTACGATGAACACTGCCGGAGGTGGCATTTCCCATCCCGATCCAGCGTTTCATCCGGCAAGGATCGCTCAGACGCGGCCCTTTTGATCTTCCAACCCGATCGCCGCCCCAACGTCGCGACTGGCACCAACTGCACATCACACCGAGCCCATAATTCACTACCGTCAAACGGTGGAATGACCTGCTGTTCGGTATGCGGTAGTTGTGGTGAGCACGCAGACACGGTGCGCTTATCCTTATCGTAACCTTCCCGAAATCGGCAGATCATCGTGACAATGATGGGGTGTTACGATGGCGGATATCATTTTCAAGGCCAGCATCTTCGGGCTTGGCATTCTTTCTACCGTCCTCTTCTCTCTGTTAGTCTTCAGCGGATAAGGCCGAATTGCCCCGCCTGATCGGCGCCGGTCATGGCCAAAACTCATCCGATGAGTGGCTCTGCGCCATGCCCGGAGAGTCCCTGTAATCGCCATCCAGCAATGTCGCTGCTCTTCCCGCACTGCTCGCAGGTCAGGTGAGAGCACCCTAGAGATCGCCCGCGCTTGACGTTCTCGAGGGAAGCTTCGCGTGCGCAGCGCGGGCACGCCAATGGAGCGCGCCTGCCTCCCACGAGGGCGAGCAAAGAACTAGCGAAGGTCGACGCGCGGTTAACGATCCTTTTGACCAATTTCGGAATCCAGAACGACGGTCCGGACTTGGGGGCTGAGTGTGGGGTTCCGGGACCGTCTTCGAGGCGCGGGGGCGCGGCCCATCCGCGCACCGCTAGTAACGTGGATGACGTGTGCAACAGGCAATTGTCTTCTGGTACAACCCTACTGCTGATGTGCATGGTGAGGCCGACACCCCACTGGCATGCACGAGCTGCGGTCATTAAATGCGGCTTTCCGCCCACCCCCCTGACCAGCCCGCTATGGTGGGATCAACGCGCAGGAACGGACAGCGCTCAGCACTGCCGTTGATCTAGATCAAGTTTGGACGCGACCCGATCCAGGAGGATGATAGTTGGGCCAAGCGCGGGGCTTCCGAACCTAATTGGGGCGGATGGCATGAAGTGTTGGGCGGGGCTGCTAATCGCTGCTCTTCTCGTGGCGGGATCGCGCGCGAGTGATGCCACAGTGCGGATCAGAGACGATCCCGGTGGATCAATTGGGAAGTACATATTCAGGTATGAGAGGCTGCGCGCTTCGGGTCAGCCTGTGATCATCGACGGCTTCTGTGCGTCGGCTTGCACCATTGTGCTGGCAACCATCCCTTCGGACAGAATTTGCGTGACTTCTAAGGCGAACCTCGCGTTCCACGCTGCGTGGGATTTCGGCCGTCGTGGACGCCCTGTCACGAACCTCGGAGCGACCCGAATGCTCTATTGGATGTATCCCGTGCCGGTGCGACAATGGATCGCTCATCGTGGCGGTCTAACGCCGCGAACAATCTTTCTGAGCGGAAAACCATTACAGGCGATGTTTCGCTCATGCCCGTCCTTGGCCCGCGAGAGAAGAAGCTTTTGAGACGATTGGCGCAGGGCAAACGGATAGTCAGAACGCTGGGAAAATCAGAAAAGATCAAATCGGTTTGCAGCGCCAAAGGTGGATTGGAAGGCTGCAAATCCGACCGCAGGAGCAGCTTGAGGCCCTAACCCAAGAATTTGCTCCTTGGCCGGAACGAGCAGGCGGCGATAATTGAGCGGACCGCCGCCCGCGCCGCTCGAATTCGTCAGTACTGTATCCATAGGATACTGACCCGGACAAACGTAGCTGCCGTAGGCATCGTAGTAGCAGTGCAGCAACTTGTTGAGATGGGCATCGGCACCGACAACCGGCAACGCGCCGATACGCACGGGAAACAATATCTCGTCAATACCGTCCATGGCTTGTGAAGCGCACGCACTTGTTCGATGAAATGAATACTTGGGACGGGGATAAAAAACGTGGCATGCTTCTGATCGCGTAACATGCGGTCGAGAACGACG from Bradyrhizobium arachidis carries:
- a CDS encoding GlsB/YeaQ/YmgE family stress response membrane protein; translation: MGVLWTIIVGFVVGVIAKFIMPGDKSEPKGFILTAVLGIVGAFVATYLGQSVGWYTAGESAGFIASIVGAIILLFVYGLIISRQGRA